A window of Phycodurus eques isolate BA_2022a chromosome 5, UOR_Pequ_1.1, whole genome shotgun sequence contains these coding sequences:
- the LOC133403256 gene encoding overexpressed in colon carcinoma 1 protein, whose translation MGCGNSSAASTSGGGPAEASRDVTEDPLADDEKRRNYGGVYVGLPADLTTVATHSKSTQKD comes from the exons ATGGGTTGTGGCAATTCGTCGGCCGCCAGCACCTCGGGAGGGG GGCCAGCCGAAGCCTCCAGGGATGT GACAGAAGATCCCTTGGCAGACGATGAGAAAAGAAG GAACTATGGTGGCGTGTATGTGGGTCTCCCAGCAGACTTGACCACGGTGGCCACTCATTCCAAGTCAACCCAAAAAG